In Nocardioides bizhenqiangii, the DNA window CGCTCGGGATCGAGCGTCTTCGTCCAGAGCACCGCGCCGTCGATGCCGCGCAGGTTCACGGTCAGTTGGCGGGTCCTGGAGGAGATCTCCACCTCGCCGAAGTACTGGTGCCCGCTGGCCGGGCCGGTGCCGGCCGTCGGTGCGACGCCCACGAACTCGGCGCGCGGCCCGAACGTGCCGTCCAAGGGGTTCGGAGCCGCGGCGACGACGGCGTTGACCGGTCCCGACACGAACTCCCAGAACGGGTCGAAATCCTGGTACGCGGCGCGGTCGGGCGAGTAGTGGTGGGCCGCGGTGTAGTGGACGTCGCCGGTCAGCCACACGTGGTTGCGGATGCCCAGCCGCGACAGGGCTGTCAGCACCTGTGCGATGTCGAGCTCGCGCCCGAGCGGGGTCCCGCCGTCGCCCTGGGCGATGCCCTCCTGAGCGGCGGCGCCGTCCGGAACGACCAGCGCGATCGGCAGATCGGCGGCGATGACCTTCCACGTGGCCCGCGACCTCCGCAGCTCGCCGATCAGCCACTTGGTCTGTCGGCTGCCGAGCACGCCGCCGTCGGCCGCCGGCTCACGGTTGCCGGTGTTGGGGTCCTTGTGGGTTCGCATGTCCAGCACGAACACGTCGAGGTGCGGGCCGTAGTGGATCACCCGGTACACGCGGCCCTCCGGGTCGGGCGAGATCGGCGCGACCGGGAGGTACTCGTGGAAGGCCTGCCGCGCCCGGGCCGCCAGTACGTCAACCCGCTGTTCGGTGTAGCGGGCATCGGTGAGGATCTCGCCCGGGTACCAGTTGTTGGTGACCTCGTGGTCGTCCCACTGCACGACCTGCGGGGTCTCAGCCAGGAATGCGCGCCAGTTGTCTGCCATCAGGTTGTACTTGTACTGGCCGCGGTACTCGTCCAGCGTCTCGGCGACCTTCGCCTTCTCCGGGACCACCAGGTTGTGCCAGGTGGACCCGTCGGGCAGCGGCACCGTCGCCTGCACCGGACCGTCGGCGTAGATGTTGTCGCCGCTGCACAGGAAGAAGTCGGGGTTCCGGGCCCGCATCGCGTCGGCGATCCTGAAGCCGCCGTACTCCGGGTTGACGCCCCACCCTTGACCGGCGATGTCGGCGGACCACAGGAACCGCACGTCGTCGTGCATCCGCGGCGCCGTGCGCAATCGCCCGACGACGGGTTCACCGGCGCGGTGGTGGTTGTCGAGGGAAACCGCGCGGATCCGGTAGTGCAGATCGGCCCCGTCCGGCAGCCGCGAGAGGTGGATCTCCCCGGTGAGGTCGGTCTCAGGGGTCACGACGGGCCCGCGGACCGGGCGGACTTCGCGGAACCCCGGGTCCCGCGAGATCTCGGCGATCAGGCGGGCCGGCCGGTCGGCGCGGGCCCAGAGGGTGGCGGCGCCTTGTCGCACATCGCCCGACTGGACGCCGTGGGTGAGCGCCGGCCGCCCACTGCGGACGAGGCCGGGCGCTCCGAAGGCCGGCGACCGCGCGCCGAGCACGCGGGACGGAAGCACGAGGCCGGTGGCGCCGGCCGTCAGCGCGGCGCCACGAAGCACGGCGCGGCGGGAGGGTCGGGGGCTGTCCGAGAAGTCCGAGGGCATGCGTCGAAGGTCGCGCCGGTCGGCGAACAGCACCTGACACGTGCGGTACAACAACCCCAACCCCCAGCGACGACTTCACTCCCTCTGGAGCTCGTCGACAGCTACGGGTGAGCAGGGATTCACCGCAGCGCTGGGCCCTGAGGAAGAATGGACGGATCATGCCCGTTCCCGCCCCGCCGCCCGGTCGCACCGACCCTGCGATCATCCGCAATTTCTGCATCATCGCCCACATCGACCACGGCAAGTCGACCCTCGCCGATCGGATGCTCCAGCTGACCGGTGTGGTCGGCGAGCGTGAGGCGCGGGCGCAGTACCTCGACCGGATGGACATCGAGCGCGAGCGTGGCATCACCATCAAGAGCCAGGCCGTCCGGATGCCGTGGACGGTCGACGAGGGGAACACGGAAGGCGCCGAGCCCGGCACCTACGTGCTGAACATGATCGACACCCCTGGCCACGTCGACTTCACCTACGAGGTCTCGCGGTCGCTGCAAGCCTGCGAGGCGGCGATCCTGCTGGTCGACGCGGCCCAGGGCATCGAGGCGCAGACGCTGGCGAACCTCTACCTCGCCATGGGAGCGGACCTCCACATCATCCCGGTCCTCAACAAGATCGACCTCCCGAGCGCCAACGTGGACAAGTACGCCGCGGAGCTGGCCGGCCTGGTGGGGTGCGACGTGTCCGACGTGCTCCTCACCAGTGCCAAGACCGGCGTCGGGGTGGAGGCGCTCCTCAACGAGATCGTGAAGCAGACGCCTGCGCCGGTCGGTGACGCCGACAAGCCGGCCCGGGCGCTGATCTTCGACTCGGTCTACGACACCTACCGCGGCGTCGTGACCTACGTCCGCGTGATCGACGGCAAGCTCACCCACCGCGACCGGATCAAGATGATGTCGACCAACGCCGTGCACGAGATGCTCGAGGTCGGAGTGATCAGCCCCGAGCCGGTACGGACCGGGGAGATCGGGGTCGGCGAGGTCGGCTACCTGATCACCGGCGTGAAGGACGTCCGTCAGTCGCGGGTCGGCGACACCGTGACGTCGCAGCACCACGGCGCGACCGAGCCGCTCGGCGGCTACAAGCACCCCAACCCGATGGTGTACGCCGGCCTCTATCCCATCGACGGCGACGACTATCCCGTGCTGCGCGACGCGCTCGAGAAGCTGCAGCTCAACGATGCCGCGCTGGCCTACGAGCCCGAGACCTCCGGCGCGCTCGGCTTCGGCTTCCGGGTCGGGTTCCTGGGGCTCCTCCACATGGAGATCACCCGCGACCGGCTGGAGCGGGAGTTCAACCTCGACCTGATCTCGACCGCACCCAACGTGGTCTACGAGGTCGTCATGGAGGACGGCAAGACCTTCGAGGTCACCAACCCGAGCGAGTACCCCGACGGCAAGATCGCCGAGGTCCGCGAGCCGGTGGTCAAGGCCACCATCCTCTCGCCGAGCGACTACATCGGCGCGATCATGGAGCTCTGCCAGACCAAGCGCGGCAACCTGCAGGGCATGGACTACCTGTCCGAGGACCGGGTCGAGATGCGCTACACCCTGCCGATGGGCGAGATCGTCTTCGACTTCTTCGACCAGCTCAAGAGCCGCACCAAGGGCTACGCCTCGCTCGACTACGAACGCTCGGGCGAGCAGTCCGCCGACCTGGTGAAGGTCGACATCCTGCTGCAGGGCGAGCCGGTCGACGCGTTCAGCGCGATCGTCCACCGGGATGCGGCGTACTCCTACGGCGTGATGATGGCCGGGAAGCTCAAGGAGCTGATCCCGCGGCAGCAGTTCGAGGTGCCGATCCAGGCCGCGATCGGCGCGCGGGTGATCGCCCGCGAGAACATTCGCGCGATCCGCAAGGACGTGCTCGCGAAGTGCTACGGCGGTGACATCACCCGCAAGCGCAAGCTGCTCGAGAAGCAGAAGGAAGGCAAGAAGCGGATGAAGATGGTCGGCCGGGTCGAGGTCCCGCAGGAGGCGTTCGTCGCCGCGCTGTCGACGTCGGGGCCGGCGGGCGACAAGCCGAAGAAGTGACCCGGACGCCAGCGCCGTGGTGCTGACCATCCCGCCGGGACTCGACAGCCAGCGTGCGCTCGGGTCGGACTGGGAGGCCTGGCTCGACCGGCTGCCGGCGCTGGCGGACTCCGTGGTGTCGGAGTGGGAGCTGACGCTCGACGGGGAGTCGATGCACGGGTTCTGCTCGCTGGTGCTGCCGGTGCGGACCCGGAGCGGGATCTCCGCCGTGCTCAAGCTGCACACGGACGCCGAGGCCGAGGAGTCCGACCACGAGCACCTCGTCCTCCAGCGGTGGCACGGCAGGGGAGCGGTCCGGCTGCTCCGCGCCGACCCGGGCCGGCGGGCGCTCCTGCTCGAGCGCCTCGACCAGGTCGACCTCACCGAGCACTGGGACGAGGAGGCGTGTGAGATCGTCGGCCGGCTCTACGGCCGGCTGCACGTGCCGCCGATGCCGCAGCTGCGGGAGCAGGCGTCGTACGTCGCACGGTGGACGGATGCGCTGCAACGCGACGCGCACGCCGTCCCCGTCCCGAGGCGACTCGTCGACCAGGCGGTCTCGCTCGCCCGTGACCTGTGTCAGGAGCCCGCGACTGCCGTGATCCACGGCGACCTCCACTACGAGAACGTGCTGGGAGGCGAGCGCGGCGGCGAGCAGGCCTGGCTGGTGATCGACCCGAAGCCGACCAACGGCGATCCCCACTACGAGATCGAGCCGATGCTGCGCAACCGCTTCGATGAGTACGGCAGCGCCGTCGCGGTCGGGTCGGTGCGCGAGGGCATCCGACGCCGGTTCCACACCCTCGTCGACACCGCGGGCTTCGACGAGGCGCGGGCGCGGGACTGGGTGGTCGTGCGCAGCATCCTCGACGCCCACTGGGCGCACGCCGACGCCGTCCGGGCCGGGCGACCGCTGTCGGCCGAGGAGCGGGAGTACGTGACACGCTGCATCACGGTCGCGAAGGCCGTGCAGGACTGACCTGGCAAGCCATACGGCTTGACGCATGCCGATATGGGCATATGATAGCGGCCATGGCACGAGCAGCGACGACGTCGGACGTCTTCAACGCGATCGCCGAGCCGCAGCGCCGGGAGATCCTGGTCCTGCTGCGGGCGGGTGAGCGGCCGGTGACCGAGCTGGCCCAGGAGCTGGGGATGACCCAGCCGGGGGCGTCCAAGCACCTGCGCGTCCTCCGTGAGGTCGGGCTGGTGCGGGACCGCAGGGCCGGCAAGCAGCGGCTCTACGGCCTCGACGCCCGCGGGCTGCGACCCGTCCATGAGTGGACCGGCGGGTTCGAGCAGTTCTGGACCCAGAGCTTCGACCGGCTGGACGCATACGTGCAGGACCTCAAGCAGGCAAGGCAGGAGGAGTAGCTGATGAGCGCGACGGGACGAGGAGCGCCGGCGCAGTCTGCGACGGCAGACCGGGAGATCGTCATCTCCCGGGTGATCGACGCCCCACGAGAGCTGGTGTTCGAGGCGTTCACCGAGGTCCGGCACCTGTCGCGGTGGTGGGGACCGGAAGGTTTCACGACGACCACGGGGGCGTTCGAGTTCCGCGTCGGTGGGGAGTGGCAGTTCGTGATGCACGGACCGGACGGGACGGACTACCAGGAGTGGATCTCCTGGACCGCCATCACGCCGTCGGAACGCATCGCGCTGCTCCACGGTGAGTCGCGCGACGACCCGAACGCCTTCGAGTCGGTCCTGACGTTCGAGGCAGACGGTGCCGCGACCAGGATCGAGATGCGCACGGTGTTCCCCACCAAGGAGCTGCGCGACGAGGCGGTCGAGAGGTACCACGCGATCGAGGGCGGCCAGCAGACCCTGAGCAACCTGGCGGCGTACGTCGCCGAGGTCCTTCGGAACGGAGCGGAGGACTGATGGCAGGGAAGGTGTTCTTCAGCGTGTCCATGTCGCTGGACGGGTTCATCGCGCCCGCGGCGCCCGAGGAGCTGATGGGGAGGCAGTGGATGGAGCTGCAGCGGTGGGTCTTCCCGCAGCGCTTCTTCAGGGCCAACTTGAAGCTCGGCGAGGGCGGCGAGGAAGGGCGTGACAACGACATCCTGCGGGAGACGTTCGAGCGCACCGGAGCGAGCGTGATGGGCAAGCGCATGTTCGATGCCGGCGCGCAGGCGTGGCCGGAGGAGGCGCCGTTCCACACCCCGGTCTTCGTCGTGACGCACGAGAAGAGGGATCCCTGGGTGCGGCCGGGAGGGACGACCTTCCACTTCGTCAACGACGGCATCGAGCCCGCGCTCGCCCGGGCCCGCGAGGCGGCCGGCGACCGTGACGTCCGCATCGCGGGCGGCGGCGCGACGATCCTCGAATATGTGAACGCCGGCCTGGTCGACGAGTTCTCGATCGCTCTCTCGCCCGTGCTGTTCGGCACCGGGATCCGACTGTTCGAGGGCGTTGACGCGGGCCGGGTGGCCCTGGAGCCGGTCCGCGCGGAGCCGTCTCCGAGGGTGACGCACCTGGCCTACGCCGTCCGGGAGCACGGATAATCACGCGACGCCGACGGCTCGGGCTGCGACGATCTACCCGTGCCCCGCCTCCTCTCCGTCAACGTCGGCCTCCCCAAGGAGGCCGACTGGGCAGGCATCGGGAGGACCTCCATCGACAAGCAGCCGGTGACCGGACAGGTCGCGGTCACGGAGCTCGGTGTCGCGGGCGACCAGGTCTCCGACACCGTCCACCACGGCGGAATCGACCAGGCCGTCTCCGCCTACGCGCGGGAGGACCTCGACTTCTGGGCCGCCGAGTTGGGGCGGGACATCCGCGCCGGTCAGTTCGGCGAGAACCTGACGACCGAGGGCGTCGACCTCACCCACGTCGCGGTCGGCACCCGGCTCCAGGTCGGCGAGGTGCTGCTCGAGATCGCCAGCGTCCGTACGCCGTGCAACGACTTCAAGAACTGGATGGGCCTCAGCGGGTTCGACAACACCGCCTGGGTCAAGCGGTTCGCGGCCGAGGGCCGTCCGGGGCCCTACCTCCGCGTCCTCGCGACGGGTTCGATTACCGCCGGCGACTCCGTCGAGATCGTCCACGAGCCCGACCACGGCGTCACCGTCCGGGACATGTTCGTGGCCCTCTTCCTCGATCGCTCGCGGCTGCCGGACCTGTTGGCGATCGAGGATCTCGCCCCCGAGGTGCGGCGGAAGGTCGAGCAATATCTCTCCCGGTAGGGGGCGCGCTACCGACAGGGGCCGGAGTGATCTAGGTTACGTGTCATTCACCCGTCGGTCTCGGAAGCGCATGAGGAGCGTCATGCCCATCACCCACGACACGAGTTTCCTCGACCACATGCCGCAGAATGTGGCGATCCAGTTCATGGATCGGGTCGCGGCCTCTGGCAGCAGGGAGGCGTTCCGGTTCCCCGTCGGCGACGCCTGGGAGTCGGTCACGTGGACCCAGGCGGGGGATCGAGTACGACGCCTCGCCGCCGGTCTGCTCTCCCTCGGCCTCGAGTCCGAGCAGCGCGTCGGCATCGCGTCCTCGACGCGCTACGAGTGGATCCTCGCCGACCTCGCGATCATGTGCGCCGCGGGCGCGACCACCACCGTCTATCCGTCGACCGGATCCGAGGACACCGCCTACATCGTGGGTGACTCCGAGTGCCGGTTCGTCTTCGCCGAGGACGGGACGCAGCTCGAGAAGCTCAAGGCGCACCAGGACGAGCTGCCCAACCTGGCGAAGGTGATCTCCTTCGACGACAGCGTCGCCGACGGCGACTGGGTGATCACCATGGATGCCCTCGCCGACCTCGGTGACGCCTACCTCGCCGAGCACCCCGACGCGATCGAGACGGTGAGCAAGGAGATCAGGCCCGACCACCTCGCGACCCTGATCTACACCTCCGGCACGACTGGGCGCCCCAAGGGCGTGCGCACCCTCCACAAGGCGTGGGTGTTCGAGGGCGAGGCGATCAAGGCCCAGAACATCCTCAGCGAGGACGACCTGCAGTTCCTCTGGCTGCCGATGGCCCACTCCTTCGGCAAGGTGCTGCTCTCGACGCAGCTGGCCTGCGGCTTCGCGACCGCGATCGACGGGCGGGTCGACAAGATCGTCGAGAACCTCGGGATCGTGAAGCCGACCTTCATGGGCGCGGCGCCGCGGATCTTCGAGAAGGCCCACGCCCGGATCGTCACCATGCAGGCGTCCGAGGGCGGCGCCAAGGAGAAGATCTTCAAGAAGGCGTTCGAGGTCGGCCTCAAGGTCGACGAGCTCAACCGCGCCGGCAAGCCCGTCCCGCTGCCGCTCAAGATCCAGCACCGGATCTTCGACAAGCTGGTCTTCAGCAAGGTGCGCGACCGCTTCGGCGGCCGGGTGCGGTTCTTCATCTCCGGCTCGGCAGCTCTCAACGCCGATATCGCCGCCTGGTTCCACGCCGCCGGCATCCTCATCCTCGAGGGCTACGGCATGACCGAGAACGCTGCCGGCGCCACGGTCAACCACCCCGACGAGTACAAGCTCGGCACCGTCGGTATGCCGTTCCCCGGCACCGAGGTCCGGATCGCCGACGACGGCGAGGTGCAGCTCAAGGGCCCGCACCTGATGGCCGGCTACCACAACCGCGACGAGGCGACCGCCGAGGCGATGACCGACGACGGCTGGCTCCGCACCGGCGACAAGGGCGAGCTCGACGACGACGGCTTCCTCCGCATCACGGGCCGGATCAAGGAGCTCTTCAAGACCTCGGGCGGCAAGTACATCGCGCCGCCCGCGATCGAGGCGAAGTTCAAGGCGATCTGCCCCTACGTCAGCCAGTTCATGGTGTTCGGCGCCGAGCGCAAC includes these proteins:
- a CDS encoding aminoglycoside phosphotransferase family protein, giving the protein MVLTIPPGLDSQRALGSDWEAWLDRLPALADSVVSEWELTLDGESMHGFCSLVLPVRTRSGISAVLKLHTDAEAEESDHEHLVLQRWHGRGAVRLLRADPGRRALLLERLDQVDLTEHWDEEACEIVGRLYGRLHVPPMPQLREQASYVARWTDALQRDAHAVPVPRRLVDQAVSLARDLCQEPATAVIHGDLHYENVLGGERGGEQAWLVIDPKPTNGDPHYEIEPMLRNRFDEYGSAVAVGSVREGIRRRFHTLVDTAGFDEARARDWVVVRSILDAHWAHADAVRAGRPLSAEEREYVTRCITVAKAVQD
- a CDS encoding ArsR/SmtB family transcription factor codes for the protein MARAATTSDVFNAIAEPQRREILVLLRAGERPVTELAQELGMTQPGASKHLRVLREVGLVRDRRAGKQRLYGLDARGLRPVHEWTGGFEQFWTQSFDRLDAYVQDLKQARQEE
- a CDS encoding MOSC domain-containing protein, producing MPRLLSVNVGLPKEADWAGIGRTSIDKQPVTGQVAVTELGVAGDQVSDTVHHGGIDQAVSAYAREDLDFWAAELGRDIRAGQFGENLTTEGVDLTHVAVGTRLQVGEVLLEIASVRTPCNDFKNWMGLSGFDNTAWVKRFAAEGRPGPYLRVLATGSITAGDSVEIVHEPDHGVTVRDMFVALFLDRSRLPDLLAIEDLAPEVRRKVEQYLSR
- a CDS encoding dihydrofolate reductase family protein, whose amino-acid sequence is MAGKVFFSVSMSLDGFIAPAAPEELMGRQWMELQRWVFPQRFFRANLKLGEGGEEGRDNDILRETFERTGASVMGKRMFDAGAQAWPEEAPFHTPVFVVTHEKRDPWVRPGGTTFHFVNDGIEPALARAREAAGDRDVRIAGGGATILEYVNAGLVDEFSIALSPVLFGTGIRLFEGVDAGRVALEPVRAEPSPRVTHLAYAVREHG
- a CDS encoding AMP-dependent synthetase/ligase, translating into MPITHDTSFLDHMPQNVAIQFMDRVAASGSREAFRFPVGDAWESVTWTQAGDRVRRLAAGLLSLGLESEQRVGIASSTRYEWILADLAIMCAAGATTTVYPSTGSEDTAYIVGDSECRFVFAEDGTQLEKLKAHQDELPNLAKVISFDDSVADGDWVITMDALADLGDAYLAEHPDAIETVSKEIRPDHLATLIYTSGTTGRPKGVRTLHKAWVFEGEAIKAQNILSEDDLQFLWLPMAHSFGKVLLSTQLACGFATAIDGRVDKIVENLGIVKPTFMGAAPRIFEKAHARIVTMQASEGGAKEKIFKKAFEVGLKVDELNRAGKPVPLPLKIQHRIFDKLVFSKVRDRFGGRVRFFISGSAALNADIAAWFHAAGILILEGYGMTENAAGATVNHPDEYKLGTVGMPFPGTEVRIADDGEVQLKGPHLMAGYHNRDEATAEAMTDDGWLRTGDKGELDDDGFLRITGRIKELFKTSGGKYIAPPAIEAKFKAICPYVSQFMVFGAERNFVVALVTLDPDAIAGWAAENDMAGQSYTDIVRSEKVKAMIGDYVDELNSQLNRWETIKKWELLDHDLTIESGELTPSLKVKRSVVESNNKDLINSFYG
- a CDS encoding SRPBCC family protein is translated as MSATGRGAPAQSATADREIVISRVIDAPRELVFEAFTEVRHLSRWWGPEGFTTTTGAFEFRVGGEWQFVMHGPDGTDYQEWISWTAITPSERIALLHGESRDDPNAFESVLTFEADGAATRIEMRTVFPTKELRDEAVERYHAIEGGQQTLSNLAAYVAEVLRNGAED
- the lepA gene encoding translation elongation factor 4, with protein sequence MPVPAPPPGRTDPAIIRNFCIIAHIDHGKSTLADRMLQLTGVVGEREARAQYLDRMDIERERGITIKSQAVRMPWTVDEGNTEGAEPGTYVLNMIDTPGHVDFTYEVSRSLQACEAAILLVDAAQGIEAQTLANLYLAMGADLHIIPVLNKIDLPSANVDKYAAELAGLVGCDVSDVLLTSAKTGVGVEALLNEIVKQTPAPVGDADKPARALIFDSVYDTYRGVVTYVRVIDGKLTHRDRIKMMSTNAVHEMLEVGVISPEPVRTGEIGVGEVGYLITGVKDVRQSRVGDTVTSQHHGATEPLGGYKHPNPMVYAGLYPIDGDDYPVLRDALEKLQLNDAALAYEPETSGALGFGFRVGFLGLLHMEITRDRLEREFNLDLISTAPNVVYEVVMEDGKTFEVTNPSEYPDGKIAEVREPVVKATILSPSDYIGAIMELCQTKRGNLQGMDYLSEDRVEMRYTLPMGEIVFDFFDQLKSRTKGYASLDYERSGEQSADLVKVDILLQGEPVDAFSAIVHRDAAYSYGVMMAGKLKELIPRQQFEVPIQAAIGARVIARENIRAIRKDVLAKCYGGDITRKRKLLEKQKEGKKRMKMVGRVEVPQEAFVAALSTSGPAGDKPKK
- a CDS encoding alkaline phosphatase D family protein, with the translated sequence MPSDFSDSPRPSRRAVLRGAALTAGATGLVLPSRVLGARSPAFGAPGLVRSGRPALTHGVQSGDVRQGAATLWARADRPARLIAEISRDPGFREVRPVRGPVVTPETDLTGEIHLSRLPDGADLHYRIRAVSLDNHHRAGEPVVGRLRTAPRMHDDVRFLWSADIAGQGWGVNPEYGGFRIADAMRARNPDFFLCSGDNIYADGPVQATVPLPDGSTWHNLVVPEKAKVAETLDEYRGQYKYNLMADNWRAFLAETPQVVQWDDHEVTNNWYPGEILTDARYTEQRVDVLAARARQAFHEYLPVAPISPDPEGRVYRVIHYGPHLDVFVLDMRTHKDPNTGNREPAADGGVLGSRQTKWLIGELRRSRATWKVIAADLPIALVVPDGAAAQEGIAQGDGGTPLGRELDIAQVLTALSRLGIRNHVWLTGDVHYTAAHHYSPDRAAYQDFDPFWEFVSGPVNAVVAAAPNPLDGTFGPRAEFVGVAPTAGTGPASGHQYFGEVEISSRTRQLTVNLRGIDGAVLWTKTLDPERR